GACGTGACGCGCTTTGCGTTTTGTTTACGCAGTTTCTCAGATGCTTTTTTAACACTTGCAATTTCCTTCTCGGAAAGTTCAGCGACATTGATCGCATGGTCGTGGAAGAGGATTCCATTCAGGTGGTCTGTTTCGTGTTGGAAGATTTGAGCCATGAGTCCACTTGCTCCTCGTGTGTGGACTTTTCCATCCTTGTCTTGGTAGCGAATGGTTGCTTTGTCAAAACGGAATGTCTCGCCAAAGAGCCAGCGTACAGAAAGGCAGCCCTCAGGAACGCGGATGCGCTTCTTGGAGGTACGGATGATTTCTGGGTTGATGACGATGAAGTGATCACGTGGCTCAAGCTCGTGATCGTACTCATCATTTGCATTAATAGCAAATGCTTTTTTATGTACGATGAAAATACGCCAAGATTCTCCAATCTGTGGACATGCAATAGCGACTCCATCAGGCTCACCTTCAAGAGCGATGATCATACGATCGAGAATTGCACTAAGCTCTTTACTCCCGAACATACTCGGTGTAATAGGCTTTGCAGTTTCTCGGAGTGCAGGGTGATCTTGCTGAACAATATTTGTATCGTAGTCGTGGCTTATGTGAATCATAGGTATTATTCGTTAACAATACTTTTAGGGTCAACGCGAATGCTTATGGTAGGTGGCAGTGCGGCGAGATACGTGCGTAATTCCTGGTGGGGCCATGCTTCTCTTCGTAATACGATAAGTGAATGGAGGAATACTTTATTGCCTTGCTTGGTGATGTAGCTCGGAAGTACAACATTACTGATTCCCATGTCAGCTAGGTTTGTATTAAGGTTTGCAATGAACTCAAGGCCTTGGTTGCGATCACCGAGGTGACTCACCTTGATTAGTGTCGTATAGGGAGGGAAGCTGAGCTCTTTGCGTAGTTCGAGTTCCGAGCGGAGAAATTCACCGATATTACCTTCTGCGGCGAGTGGGAATATCGTGTTCGCTTCGCGTGTTTGTATGAGGAAATGGTCGCGAGCTTTTTCTCGGAGCACAAGGAGTAATCGGAAGACATGCTCAGTCATACGAAACTCAGGGATTGTAAGGAGTGAGTTGACGGAAAGTACTGCAACAAGACCAATCGGGTCAGTGAGGTAGGGCAGTGCCATTTCCGTACCAAGTAGAATCGCTCCGGGGGTTTTGAGAAATTCCTGTGCGCGTTCTCTCGCTTGCTTGTGCGTAGTTACTGCGTCGGTATCAAGTCTAAAGATTGGAGCATCTGGGAAACGAGAGCGGAGAATTTCTTCTGCTTGCGCGATGCCAAGTCCAAGTGGAGTAAGCCTCCATCCTCCGCAGTGTGTGCATTTGTGTTTTGGTACTGACTTGTCACCACAGCGATGGCATATGAAAATATTTTCTGATGTTTGTGCGGCCTTAGTTTCTGTTTGTGCAGGGAAATTCGGGTGCGGTAAAGTAGTGCCGAGTGCAGCACTTTCGTCGTTCGTCAGCTCTTCTGTTGCAGGTTCGCTTCCGGGAAGCGGAGATTCTTGTGTGTCCTCTGGTAGTGCATCTGGTAATGTTTCAGTAGGTACTGGAATATCTGTAAGTGCATCTTTTGGCTTTGCCGCTTTATGGTGGAGCACAAGCGGTGCCTTGCAGTGATCACACTCGACGACCGTGCCACAGTCACCACAGACGGTCATTGGTGCAACACCTCGACGCACACAAAGGATGAAGGTTGTTGCGCTTCGCTTCCTCGTATCTTTGATGAGTGAAACGAGTTCACGTGAGAAAAATGCAATACGTCCTGCAGATGGTTGTTCTCCGGATGCACGCATATCGACGATGTGCGTTCGTGCAACTGAAGAGTAGCGACCCTTCGGACGAGATGATGCATCGAGCTCGCCGCGCTCAAAACGCGCAAGCGTTTCGACGCGCAAAAAGAGATCTCCAATAATGAGCGGAAGACGACGTTCACGCGCATATGCTTCGACAAAGCGCCTGAGATCGATAAAAGGGCGGTGCGTCATTGTGTAGGCTGACGCGCTCTCGCGCTCAAGTATGATGCTCTGGAGGTTACCGCAAGGAACTGCAAGGAATTGTGGAGTTGCGATGACGAGTAGAGGGTGTGTACTTTCTTTGATTGCAGTGAGACGCTCACGGAGTTGCTTCTTCGTGAGATTTCCATGGAGTACGTAGGTGTATGTGCCGATGCCTTTGCCAATCGCCGCATCAGTGCGTTCAATATCTTGCACGGTAGGCAGAATAAAGAATACTGAACCATTACGTGCGAATACTTCACGGATATGACTCTTGTACGTTGCAATGCGTTCGATCTCTTCTGCTTGGAGTACTGTAGGGAGTGGGGGTATTACTGCGTGTGATGCATCGGAAGAATGCTCATCGCTATGCTTCGACGACACTTCGCTTTTTCCATCGAGAAGAATAGATGGGAAGAGCGCCTGGATGGTTGCACCGAGTGTGGCGACACTCCAGTTCGCAATCTCTTGTGCAGCTGCGATGAATGCAGGAGAGAAAGTGTCAAGTATAGTGAGTGTGTCTATTTTGCGAAGCGCAAAATCCGCACCCTTGATAGCGGCCTTTGCCTCGCGCACATCGGTGACCGCAAGCACAAGTGCGGGGACTTCTTTTTTGCGCAGGGGTACCAAAAC
Above is a window of Candidatus Paceibacterota bacterium DNA encoding:
- the def gene encoding peptide deformylase; translation: MIHISHDYDTNIVQQDHPALRETAKPITPSMFGSKELSAILDRMIIALEGEPDGVAIACPQIGESWRIFIVHKKAFAINANDEYDHELEPRDHFIVINPEIIRTSKKRIRVPEGCLSVRWLFGETFRFDKATIRYQDKDGKVHTRGASGLMAQIFQHETDHLNGILFHDHAINVAELSEKEIASVKKASEKLRKQNAKRVTSVA